CTTCCCGGAAACTGGCCGGATATATTCCAGAAAGATTTGGAAGCTCTGGACAAACTTCAGGTCTCTGAGCCCGCGCTTAACGACTCGTTGGAAATCTTGACCAAAGACCAAGCCTTGCGTGGAGCCCTCCATAAAGAGGTAAAAGAGAAGGTCTTTCGGTTAATGATAACATACCCTACAGAGCACAAAGTGTTAATGGAAAAAATATACCGCCAACTAACGGAAATCAGCTCGAAATACCCGAAACCCGACAAAAGCAACCCTTGGGTCCGGTCCGGTGACCTGATGTTGGAATCTATCGAAAACTCTTTGAAAGTATTGGCCGCGCTCAAAAAAGAACAACCGCCACAGGTCTATAAAAGGTATCTTGACCGGGTGGACAGCATCGCCTCGACGCTTAAAAGCGGGCGCGACGAGCTGTTGCAAGGCTTAAAGACGTACCCGGGCAACGGTATTGACCCCTATTCCAACTTCGACTGGTTTGTTCGTGAACTTACCAAATTCGCAAACTCCGTACGCACATATAAGAAAACATACCGTCACAGCCATCACAACACGGCGCTCTTACACTATAATAATGTGGTGGGAGTTTATAACCGCTTTGTGGTATTAAGTGCCGACTCCACAAACCAAAAAGTTCCGCCGGCTTTTTTGATCAAGCACATCTATAAAAAATGGTTTGTAAAAATCGAAGCTGAGGAATCCGAATCTGACCAACCGGATGCCGGCGTTAAAGAACAAGAGCGGAAACCTCGTGAACTGGTTTCCGAAGTCAGGAAACCGCAACAGAAAGCCGAAAAACCGAGCCGACCTTTGCCCAACAATATCACCGAAAACCTGAACATGGAAGGCTTTAGGCCCAATAACCTGATATTGCTTCTGGACGTTTCGGGCAGTATGAACAAGCCCGGAAGGCTTCCGCTTTTCAAAGAGGCCCTTAAGCAAGTGTCATCCATTATGAGAAAGGAAGACGTGTTTACCGTCGTGCTTTACTCGAACAACGCCCAAGTACTTTTCGAACGCAAACCGTTTACCAGCAAAAAGGTACTGAAACAACTTCTGGCCCTTTCCTCCAAAGGAAAAACGAACGCTATTTTGGGAATAGAAAAGGCCTACCAACTAGCCAACCAAGCGTTTGACGCTTCACAAAACAACAGGATACTGATGATCACGGACGGCGATTTCACATTGCCTCACCGCCTTTTCCAAACCGTCAAATCCCACAACGAACGCGTCCAGTTCTCGGTCTTCGATTTTGGCGAACGAAAAGGCAAAAACGACAACCTGCGTCACCTCGCCAAATTTGGCAAGGGGAGTTATGTGCCCATTAGCCAAGACAACCATATCAGCGCTTTGTTGTATGAGTTGCGGGCGAAGTGATAACGACAAGGTTAAAGTCACTCACCAAAAGCCATAACTATAGCAAGTTGGGCTAAAATAGATACAACTAAATCGCCCATCGGACACATTATTAATGAATTGACCACTTATCCATTTTCCCCGTCATTTCGGGAGTTTTTAATAAAAATGCGGTAAGTATTGTCCCCATTGTTATTCTTCAATCTTCATTAGAGTGAGTACTAAAAATGAAAATGATGAAGTTATTAAAAATTAACTCTAGTGGACGAAGGGGAATGTCGATTAGCCGTCAGAAGGTTGACGAGATTGTTTCCAAATTGTTGGTTAAGTACCCCAGCGCAGATGTTCGGGTTAGGGATACGGCCTATGATAACTTGCCATTTCTTAGCGACCACTTTATTGAGGCCATCTTTCGAAATGATGACTTGAGCGAAGAACAACGAG
This Fulvitalea axinellae DNA region includes the following protein-coding sequences:
- a CDS encoding vWA domain-containing protein, coding for MIKKISIFVLLFFFAFGAIHAQDAQTRASVMPAVNKIITGINMLTYRTRIYPKFYGQYYRRYLKTEKDFKGPFHKKDFRIWIKKTRFQDAKESVKHLPGNWPDIFQKDLEALDKLQVSEPALNDSLEILTKDQALRGALHKEVKEKVFRLMITYPTEHKVLMEKIYRQLTEISSKYPKPDKSNPWVRSGDLMLESIENSLKVLAALKKEQPPQVYKRYLDRVDSIASTLKSGRDELLQGLKTYPGNGIDPYSNFDWFVRELTKFANSVRTYKKTYRHSHHNTALLHYNNVVGVYNRFVVLSADSTNQKVPPAFLIKHIYKKWFVKIEAEESESDQPDAGVKEQERKPRELVSEVRKPQQKAEKPSRPLPNNITENLNMEGFRPNNLILLLDVSGSMNKPGRLPLFKEALKQVSSIMRKEDVFTVVLYSNNAQVLFERKPFTSKKVLKQLLALSSKGKTNAILGIEKAYQLANQAFDASQNNRILMITDGDFTLPHRLFQTVKSHNERVQFSVFDFGERKGKNDNLRHLAKFGKGSYVPISQDNHISALLYELRAK